A window of the Thermoleophilia bacterium SCSIO 60948 genome harbors these coding sequences:
- a CDS encoding bifunctional 3,4-dihydroxy-2-butanone-4-phosphate synthase/GTP cyclohydrolase II, whose protein sequence is MAASFAPVSEALDQLRAGRMVIVCDDADHANQGDLVLAAQFATDRSINFMVSRARGLVCLALTGEGCDRLGLPPMTRKNRSRRETAFTVSIEARDGVSTGISAADRARTIQAAIHPASGPQDLVRPGHVFPLRARDGGVLVRSGHTEAGVDLVRLAGLTPAAVVCEILNDDGTISRLGNLGGFAARHDLPLVSVADLIAYRHRTERLIERVAEAHLPTDHGSFQMVGFRSLPDEREHLALVRGDLEAFEQPLVRVHSGCVTGEAFGSLRCDCADQLDEAMRRIDEEGAGAIVYLAQEGRGLGLLDKLRAYELQDDQGLDTVDANLALGFPPDLRHFGIGAQILSDLGLRAIRLMTNNPKKIVGLSGYGIEVIDQVPIQPPVRAENSDYLWTKASRLGHTLQMASGPPVSNSTDVETPVPEVGV, encoded by the coding sequence ATGGCTGCGTCGTTCGCGCCGGTCTCCGAGGCGCTCGATCAGCTGCGTGCCGGCCGGATGGTGATCGTCTGCGACGACGCTGACCATGCGAATCAGGGCGACCTCGTCCTTGCCGCACAGTTCGCGACCGATCGCTCGATCAACTTCATGGTCAGTCGTGCGCGAGGCCTCGTTTGCCTGGCGCTGACCGGCGAGGGTTGCGATCGCCTCGGACTCCCACCGATGACCAGGAAGAACCGCTCTCGCAGGGAGACGGCGTTCACCGTCTCGATCGAGGCGAGGGACGGCGTCTCGACCGGTATCTCCGCAGCGGACCGCGCACGGACCATCCAGGCGGCGATACATCCCGCGTCGGGGCCTCAGGATCTCGTCCGGCCGGGGCACGTGTTCCCCCTGCGGGCTCGCGATGGTGGGGTGCTCGTACGTTCAGGTCACACCGAGGCTGGGGTCGACCTGGTCCGGCTTGCCGGACTCACGCCCGCTGCCGTCGTCTGCGAGATCCTCAACGACGACGGGACGATCTCACGGCTCGGCAACCTCGGTGGGTTCGCGGCCAGGCACGATCTCCCGCTCGTCTCGGTGGCGGATCTGATCGCCTACCGGCACCGGACGGAGCGGCTCATCGAGCGGGTCGCCGAGGCCCACCTGCCGACGGATCACGGCTCGTTCCAGATGGTCGGCTTTCGCTCGCTACCCGACGAGCGCGAACATCTCGCGCTCGTGCGCGGCGACCTCGAGGCGTTCGAGCAGCCGCTCGTCCGGGTCCACTCCGGTTGCGTTACCGGCGAGGCCTTCGGGTCGCTTCGCTGCGACTGCGCCGACCAGCTCGACGAGGCGATGCGGCGGATCGATGAGGAGGGTGCGGGGGCGATCGTGTACCTCGCCCAGGAGGGGCGCGGACTGGGCCTGCTCGACAAGCTCCGCGCCTACGAGCTTCAGGACGACCAGGGGCTCGACACCGTCGATGCGAACCTGGCACTCGGTTTCCCGCCTGACCTGCGGCACTTCGGCATCGGCGCCCAGATCCTGTCCGACCTCGGGCTTCGGGCGATCCGGCTGATGACGAACAACCCGAAGAAGATCGTCGGCCTCTCCGGCTACGGCATCGAGGTCATCGACCAGGTGCCGATCCAACCACCGGTTCGAGCGGAGAACTCCGACTATCTGTGGACGAAGGCAAGCCGCCTCGGCCACACGCTCCAGATGGCGTCCGGGCCGCCGGTCTCGAACTCGACCGATGTCGAGACCCCGGTGCCGGAGGTGGGCGTATGA
- a CDS encoding flavin reductase family protein yields the protein MSQRAFRDAMGRFPTGVAVVSSRQGDGALRATTVNALSSVSLEPPTVLVCLDLASFTLAAVRDSKRFAINVLAEDHRDLSDHFAVRGSPAEEVDAWVDPEHPTPLVRGAVAHVECELERVIESGDHAIVLGAVVALADDGGRATPLTFLGGSYARVVRAEPVGAAGA from the coding sequence ATGAGTCAGCGCGCATTCCGCGACGCGATGGGGCGGTTCCCGACCGGCGTCGCCGTCGTGAGCTCACGCCAGGGCGATGGCGCGCTTCGGGCGACGACCGTGAACGCGCTGAGCTCGGTTTCGCTCGAGCCTCCCACCGTTCTCGTCTGCCTCGACCTCGCGAGCTTCACGCTCGCCGCGGTCCGGGACTCGAAGCGCTTTGCGATCAACGTCCTGGCGGAGGATCACCGTGACCTGTCTGACCACTTCGCGGTTCGGGGAAGTCCGGCCGAGGAGGTGGATGCGTGGGTCGATCCTGAGCATCCGACCCCGCTGGTCAGGGGCGCCGTGGCCCACGTCGAGTGCGAGCTCGAGCGGGTCATCGAGTCCGGCGACCACGCGATCGTCCTCGGCGCCGTCGTGGCGCTGGCTGACGACGGCGGCCGGGCGACGCCGCTGACCTTCCTCGGCGGTTCCTACGCCCGGGTCGTCCGTGCCGAACCGGTCGGCGCCGCCGGCGCGTGA
- a CDS encoding NAD(P)H-dependent oxidoreductase: protein MTVVLGSVTKPGRLDRAVHEASDRARRDTADLEVLPLRELEIGWADGRPLQGDAARAVEALDRADAVILATPVYRGSLTAALKNLLDLTPVAALRGCPVGIVAMGGSLHHYLGADRHIRDLMTFFGALVAPVSVYLDPSDFDDGAPGPAAETNLDELMRAVLELASERGSAVPLGPAPLGTGRRGRGD from the coding sequence GTGACCGTCGTACTCGGCAGCGTCACCAAGCCCGGTCGGCTCGATCGCGCCGTCCACGAGGCGAGCGACCGGGCTCGCCGCGACACCGCCGATCTCGAGGTGCTGCCTCTGAGAGAGCTCGAGATCGGTTGGGCGGACGGCCGTCCGCTGCAGGGGGATGCTGCGCGCGCGGTCGAAGCGCTCGACCGAGCGGACGCCGTGATCCTCGCGACGCCCGTTTACCGCGGCTCGCTCACCGCCGCCCTCAAGAACCTGCTCGACCTCACACCCGTGGCGGCGCTCCGCGGTTGTCCCGTCGGCATCGTGGCGATGGGAGGTTCGCTTCACCACTACCTCGGGGCCGATCGGCACATCCGCGACCTGATGACCTTCTTCGGCGCGCTCGTTGCTCCGGTGTCGGTGTACCTCGACCCGTCGGACTTCGACGACGGCGCGCCGGGCCCGGCCGCGGAGACGAATCTCGACGAGCTCATGCGTGCGGTCCTCGAGCTGGCCTCGGAGCGAGGGTCCGCCGTTCCGCTCGGCCCGGCGCCCCTCGGCACCGGTCGTCGCGGACGGGGCGATTAA
- a CDS encoding sulfite exporter TauE/SafE family protein: MLIGLAAVACLVGATVQSAIGFGFALILTPALFAAVDPDRALVTIIIVALLLNAVLLGTERRRPQLMRREIGWMAATALPGLILGALVFAALSKEAIQIAVGVMVVFAAALDARAVLPGLRAGAGHQAVPLGAAAPSGLLSGFLTTTTTANGPPIVLLLRARGASPSQLRDSNAFMLLLLGVPALAATAILGAGLSIDPALTLGLAALAVGGQLAGRRVFARLDGKRFHSAGLAIILVAGLMSLSAGLLALLGVG, encoded by the coding sequence GTGCTGATCGGGCTCGCCGCGGTCGCATGCCTCGTCGGCGCGACGGTCCAATCGGCGATCGGGTTCGGCTTCGCACTCATCCTGACTCCGGCGCTGTTCGCCGCCGTCGACCCCGACCGCGCGCTCGTGACGATCATCATCGTCGCCCTGCTCCTGAACGCGGTGCTGCTCGGGACCGAGCGGCGCCGGCCACAGTTGATGCGACGAGAGATCGGCTGGATGGCGGCCACCGCTCTCCCGGGCCTCATCCTCGGAGCGCTCGTGTTCGCCGCTCTCTCCAAGGAGGCGATCCAGATCGCCGTCGGCGTGATGGTCGTGTTCGCAGCTGCGCTCGATGCGCGCGCCGTCCTTCCTGGGCTTCGCGCTGGCGCCGGGCACCAAGCCGTGCCGCTTGGCGCTGCCGCCCCCAGCGGGCTGCTGTCCGGATTCCTCACGACGACGACGACCGCGAACGGCCCCCCGATCGTCCTACTTCTTCGCGCCCGGGGCGCCTCCCCGAGTCAGCTCCGGGACTCGAACGCGTTCATGCTCCTGCTCCTGGGAGTCCCCGCTCTCGCGGCGACGGCGATCCTCGGCGCCGGGCTGTCGATCGACCCCGCGCTGACGCTTGGCCTCGCCGCGCTCGCGGTCGGTGGCCAGCTGGCCGGACGCCGCGTGTTCGCCCGACTTGACGGGAAGCGGTTCCACAGTGCCGGACTGGCGATCATCCTCGTCGCCGGCCTGATGAGCCTGAGCGCGGGGCTGCTCGCCCTCCTCGGCGTCGGTTAA
- a CDS encoding LLM class flavin-dependent oxidoreductase, translated as MRIDLMVEGQEDVGWDDWLGVARACERAGIGTLFRSDHYFSVDEIAARGSLDAWGTICGLAAATEKLGLGTLVSPATFRHPSVLAKLAVTAQAIGGPGRIEVGLGTGWWKAEHSAYGFPFPKKGERMSQLTEYVELVSRSWTDEGFSFDGEFFEVEDLTAWPLPQPKPALILGGQGGPRSAALAARWADEYNTPHKTLEQCREIRTSISDACEKAGREPMPLSVMLGFVVAPDRGTLLEKAAEHARWRQSELADDPEAYLADLPEHYVTGTVDEVAAQLRELEEAGVSRAMFQHHCFWDHETTELIGRELAPLVG; from the coding sequence ATGCGTATAGATCTGATGGTCGAGGGGCAGGAGGACGTCGGCTGGGACGACTGGCTCGGCGTCGCTCGAGCGTGTGAGCGGGCGGGGATCGGGACGCTGTTTCGATCCGACCACTACTTCTCGGTCGACGAGATCGCCGCGCGCGGGTCGCTCGACGCCTGGGGCACGATCTGCGGCCTCGCCGCCGCGACCGAGAAGCTCGGGCTCGGCACGCTCGTCTCCCCCGCGACGTTCCGCCATCCCTCGGTGCTCGCCAAGCTCGCCGTGACCGCGCAGGCGATCGGCGGACCGGGCCGGATCGAGGTCGGTCTCGGTACCGGCTGGTGGAAGGCCGAGCACTCCGCCTATGGCTTCCCGTTCCCGAAGAAGGGCGAGCGGATGTCGCAGCTGACCGAGTACGTGGAGCTCGTCTCGCGCTCGTGGACCGACGAGGGCTTCAGCTTCGACGGGGAGTTCTTCGAGGTCGAGGACCTGACCGCGTGGCCGCTTCCCCAACCGAAGCCGGCGCTGATCCTCGGCGGTCAGGGAGGTCCGCGCTCCGCCGCTCTCGCCGCCCGCTGGGCCGACGAGTACAACACCCCTCACAAGACGCTCGAGCAGTGTCGCGAGATCCGCACGTCGATCAGCGACGCCTGCGAGAAGGCGGGCCGCGAGCCGATGCCGCTGTCGGTGATGCTGGGCTTCGTCGTCGCCCCGGATCGCGGCACCCTGCTGGAGAAGGCCGCAGAGCACGCCCGCTGGCGGCAATCGGAGCTCGCCGACGACCCCGAGGCCTACCTCGCCGACCTGCCCGAGCACTACGTCACGGGCACCGTCGACGAGGTCGCCGCGCAGCTGCGCGAGCTCGAGGAGGCGGGGGTGAGCAGGGCGATGTTCCAGCACCACTGCTTCTGGGATCACGAGACGACCGAGCTGATCGGCCGCGAGCTCGCGCCGCTCGTCGGCTGA
- a CDS encoding heme A synthase — MSTAAAALRRLRTFTLTKQQYFAITVIALVSLVTIVASGSAVRLTGSGLGCPDWPRCYGKVVPPGDLNAIIEYGNRLFTGVVGIAVIAAATLSFRRRPFRWHLAVFGLLLPLGVLGQAALGAIVVANHLAPELVMGHFILSMILLDAAFALMWCSRYEPGERRASTDRVGVWAVRGLIPVGQLAIIAGTMTTGSGPHAGDFADDRVTRFTFQGPETLEWMVQRHAALAVLFAVCVAGVILFLRRGGGDRRAQKPLLVLLGLICLQIAVGVTQWLLELPAELVWVHIVIATLTWLSVLWSVATAGRIQPRDGGMPVPNAA; from the coding sequence ATGTCGACCGCCGCGGCAGCCCTTCGCCGGCTGAGGACCTTCACCCTCACCAAGCAGCAGTACTTCGCGATCACCGTGATCGCGCTCGTCTCGCTGGTCACGATCGTGGCCTCCGGTTCGGCGGTGCGTCTGACCGGTTCCGGGCTCGGCTGCCCGGACTGGCCGCGCTGCTACGGCAAGGTCGTCCCGCCCGGCGATCTGAACGCGATCATCGAGTACGGAAATCGGTTGTTCACCGGCGTCGTCGGGATCGCGGTGATCGCTGCGGCCACGCTCTCGTTCCGCCGCCGCCCGTTTCGCTGGCACCTCGCGGTGTTCGGCCTCCTGCTCCCGCTCGGCGTCCTCGGCCAGGCGGCGCTCGGAGCGATCGTCGTCGCCAACCACCTCGCGCCCGAGCTCGTCATGGGCCACTTCATCCTCTCGATGATCCTGCTCGACGCCGCCTTCGCGCTGATGTGGTGCTCGCGCTACGAGCCGGGCGAGCGCCGCGCGTCGACCGACCGCGTCGGCGTCTGGGCGGTGCGCGGTCTCATCCCCGTCGGCCAGCTCGCGATCATCGCCGGCACGATGACCACGGGCTCCGGCCCGCACGCCGGCGACTTCGCCGACGACCGAGTCACTCGCTTCACCTTCCAGGGTCCCGAGACGCTCGAGTGGATGGTCCAGCGCCATGCCGCGCTCGCGGTCCTCTTCGCCGTCTGCGTCGCCGGCGTGATCCTCTTCCTGCGCCGCGGCGGCGGCGACCGCCGCGCCCAGAAGCCGCTCCTCGTGCTGCTCGGTCTGATCTGCCTCCAGATCGCGGTCGGGGTCACGCAGTGGCTGCTCGAGCTACCGGCCGAGCTCGTGTGGGTCCACATCGTGATCGCGACGCTGACCTGGCTCAGCGTCCTGTGGTCGGTCGCGACGGCCGGGCGCATCCAGCCGCGCGACGGCGGCATGCCGGTCCCGAACGCGGCCTAG
- a CDS encoding sigma-70 family RNA polymerase sigma factor: protein MRRAREGGDAEALERLYDRHAVRAYRVAQSVCGDDAHAEEAVRIGFLRVWRDRARFDPACETFQSWSMQVVRSAATEVERRAPLQPSAAEEHEPDASQPESDELRRNESSGLRDALARLPEGEAEVISLAFFGELTHTEIAVQLGLPASTVKGRMRLGLEKLRAANPTVPPAG, encoded by the coding sequence ATGAGGCGCGCGCGCGAGGGCGGGGACGCAGAGGCGTTAGAGCGTCTCTACGATCGGCACGCGGTACGCGCCTATCGAGTCGCGCAATCGGTCTGCGGCGACGACGCCCACGCCGAAGAAGCGGTTCGGATCGGGTTCCTGCGGGTCTGGCGCGACCGCGCGCGGTTCGATCCGGCCTGCGAGACGTTTCAGTCGTGGTCGATGCAGGTGGTCCGCAGCGCGGCGACGGAGGTCGAGCGCCGGGCCCCGCTGCAGCCTTCAGCCGCGGAGGAACACGAGCCCGATGCGTCCCAGCCGGAGTCCGACGAGCTGAGACGCAACGAGTCCAGCGGGCTGCGCGACGCCCTGGCGCGCTTGCCCGAGGGGGAGGCGGAGGTCATCAGCCTGGCGTTCTTCGGCGAGCTGACCCACACGGAGATCGCCGTACAGCTCGGCCTGCCGGCGAGCACCGTGAAGGGACGGATGAGACTCGGCCTCGAGAAGCTCCGCGCGGCCAACCCGACCGTTCCGCCGGCCGGATAG
- a CDS encoding DUF2294 family protein, producing the protein MAGDAAGSARHHALRERPELRGDALTEAISEAMVSLYAIVYQHDRTTATTYINDNVVVCVLEGILTAAEVDQIAHGRRGEVIDGRVAFQEGAEDEFTEVIQRLTGRPVTAFLSANQTAPGVACELFFLGPPQSAGV; encoded by the coding sequence ATGGCCGGCGACGCCGCGGGTAGTGCGCGGCACCATGCCTTACGAGAACGCCCTGAACTACGTGGCGACGCGCTCACGGAGGCGATCTCGGAGGCCATGGTCTCGCTCTACGCGATCGTCTACCAGCACGACCGCACGACCGCGACGACCTACATCAACGACAACGTGGTCGTGTGCGTGCTCGAGGGAATCCTCACCGCCGCGGAGGTCGATCAGATCGCACACGGGCGACGCGGCGAGGTGATAGACGGTCGCGTCGCGTTCCAAGAGGGCGCGGAGGACGAGTTCACCGAGGTGATACAGCGCCTGACCGGCCGGCCGGTGACGGCCTTTCTCAGCGCGAATCAGACCGCCCCGGGAGTCGCTTGCGAGCTGTTCTTCCTCGGCCCACCGCAAAGCGCCGGCGTCTGA
- a CDS encoding peroxiredoxin, with amino-acid sequence MSIKLGDTAPDFTAQTTEGEINFHDWIGDSWAVLFSHPRNFTPVCTTELGYMASIKPEFDKRGVKIIGLSVDPIENHGKWSEDIETVTGTAPNYPLIADPDFEVAKAWDMLPAEVEGDATARTPADNATVRNVFVIGPDKKVKLILIYPMTAGRNFDEVLRVIDSLQLNAEHKVATPAQWKQGDDVIITAAVSDEEAKEKFPDGWEQPTPYIRIVPQPTKS; translated from the coding sequence ATGAGCATCAAGCTTGGCGATACGGCCCCGGATTTCACGGCGCAGACCACCGAGGGAGAGATCAACTTCCACGACTGGATCGGCGACTCGTGGGCGGTGCTGTTCTCGCACCCGCGTAACTTCACCCCCGTCTGCACGACCGAGCTCGGCTACATGGCCTCGATCAAGCCGGAGTTCGACAAGCGCGGCGTGAAGATCATCGGCCTGTCGGTCGACCCGATCGAGAACCACGGAAAGTGGTCCGAGGACATCGAGACCGTCACCGGGACGGCGCCGAACTACCCGCTGATCGCCGACCCCGACTTCGAGGTCGCGAAGGCTTGGGACATGCTCCCGGCCGAGGTCGAGGGTGACGCGACGGCGCGCACGCCGGCCGACAACGCGACGGTCCGCAACGTCTTCGTGATCGGACCCGACAAGAAGGTCAAGCTCATCCTGATCTATCCGATGACCGCGGGCCGCAACTTCGACGAGGTCCTGCGCGTCATCGACTCGCTGCAGCTCAACGCGGAGCACAAGGTCGCCACCCCCGCGCAGTGGAAGCAGGGCGACGACGTGATCATCACCGCGGCCGTCTCCGATGAGGAGGCCAAGGAGAAGTTCCCGGACGGCTGGGAGCAGCCGACCCCCTACATCCGGATCGTGCCGCAGCCGACGAAGTCCTGA
- a CDS encoding TetR/AcrR family transcriptional regulator, translating into MAANVDWPSQVGSRSGGYGARADGRQNRRRLLAAAGEHLAEGSEFTLADAAARAGVSTATAYRHFRSSEDLTNAFVAGFWDDADSRAGADEHAASSLSGLCELWVGAVLDWGPALVAVRSREGLLSRRARGDGRVARLLRIAEPALRAELDRSGEDPARLDYVLAVWNALADPREILDQHEMLGWPAATIAAALRSTVECAIEAGAGSKR; encoded by the coding sequence GTGGCGGCGAACGTCGACTGGCCCTCGCAGGTCGGATCCCGCTCCGGCGGCTACGGCGCGCGCGCCGATGGGCGCCAGAACCGCCGCCGGCTGCTCGCCGCGGCGGGCGAGCACCTCGCCGAGGGCTCGGAGTTCACGCTCGCCGACGCCGCCGCCCGCGCGGGGGTGTCGACCGCCACCGCGTACCGGCACTTCCGTTCCTCTGAAGACCTGACGAACGCCTTCGTAGCGGGCTTTTGGGACGACGCCGACTCACGCGCAGGTGCAGACGAGCACGCGGCGAGCTCGCTCAGCGGCCTCTGCGAGCTGTGGGTCGGAGCGGTGCTCGATTGGGGCCCTGCGCTCGTGGCGGTGCGAAGCCGGGAGGGACTGCTCAGCCGCCGGGCACGCGGTGACGGGCGCGTCGCGCGACTCTTGCGAATCGCCGAACCGGCGCTGCGTGCCGAGCTCGACCGAAGCGGCGAGGATCCGGCTCGCCTCGACTACGTCCTCGCGGTGTGGAACGCCCTCGCGGATCCGCGCGAGATCCTCGACCAGCACGAGATGCTCGGTTGGCCGGCCGCCACGATCGCCGCCGCCCTGCGATCGACGGTCGAGTGCGCTATCGAGGCGGGCGCCGGCTCGAAGCGCTGA
- a CDS encoding alpha/beta hydrolase — protein sequence MNGVLTWCDAQGEGPPLVLLHPGGADSRAWDPNLPSLTEHFRVHRYDRRGQGRTPDVGGRITFDDMARDAAAFIERVVGGPAHVAGHSVGAPVGLLLAQQRPDLVGGLVFSEGVFHHDGWKDGVLDPLPPDVEEFLGGLYAEVSPHGAEHWPGVWTRLDAEHHRAPSLTAADLAKIPTPALLMFADNESEVRVDHIHAMHAALPGAQLAILPDTGHGLPADKPELFGLLVREFLTLPRAAGALEP from the coding sequence ATCAACGGGGTCCTGACCTGGTGCGACGCGCAGGGCGAGGGTCCGCCGCTCGTCCTGCTGCATCCGGGCGGCGCGGACTCGCGCGCCTGGGATCCGAACCTGCCGTCGCTGACCGAGCACTTCCGGGTTCATCGCTATGACCGCCGCGGGCAGGGGCGGACCCCGGACGTCGGCGGTCGGATCACGTTCGACGACATGGCGCGGGACGCGGCTGCGTTCATCGAACGGGTCGTCGGCGGACCAGCCCATGTCGCCGGGCATTCCGTCGGAGCTCCCGTGGGGCTCCTCCTCGCCCAGCAGCGCCCCGACCTCGTCGGCGGTCTCGTCTTCTCCGAAGGCGTCTTCCATCACGACGGCTGGAAGGACGGCGTCCTCGACCCGCTCCCTCCCGACGTCGAGGAGTTCCTCGGCGGCCTCTACGCGGAGGTGTCGCCGCACGGCGCCGAGCACTGGCCGGGCGTCTGGACTCGGCTCGATGCCGAGCACCATCGCGCGCCCTCCCTCACCGCGGCCGACCTCGCCAAGATCCCGACGCCGGCGCTGTTGATGTTCGCCGACAACGAGAGCGAGGTCCGCGTCGACCACATCCACGCGATGCACGCCGCGCTGCCGGGCGCCCAGCTCGCGATCCTTCCCGACACCGGACACGGGCTCCCGGCCGACAAGCCGGAGCTGTTCGGGCTGCTCGTGCGGGAGTTCCTCACGCTGCCTCGCGCGGCGGGGGCGCTCGAGCCCTGA
- a CDS encoding HD domain-containing protein — MGATEVRDPVHGMVELSASEWQAVDSPDFQRLRSIRQLALTHLVYPGATHSRFEHSVGVAHVAGLLSDRLELSEEVRRSVRVAALLHDVGHGVFSHVSEQVIDDLSGVSGVHEAVSEFLIRNRPHFRSAFGSEACEAAADFVGLRGPRTVARDVVSGPCDADKLDYLLRDSYFAGVNYGKYDLDRVVGSARIIAPRSAQTQLGFEVSGIWALEELLLARHHMHRQVYRHKTRVSTDIMITRALRRAVELDVLPVGAFVVPEVNGAAQVDEDFVHLYLDQTDDAVIRKMADCADRIVSELTRSILHRRLLRQTASIHLDEREDKIGVAQIAAIRDPDEFDASKIAEVEAEVAAAVSVEPHLVAIDVDSRANPTYRNPSASLGPKDIMISHPDRGPTLLHQASEIFRNESGPDDHWLHLYAPDLSSEDRATAKDALWSLLKNL, encoded by the coding sequence ATGGGAGCCACAGAAGTTCGAGACCCGGTCCACGGGATGGTGGAGCTGTCAGCCAGCGAGTGGCAGGCCGTTGATTCGCCCGACTTTCAGAGGCTTCGATCGATTCGGCAGCTTGCGCTCACCCATCTCGTCTATCCGGGTGCCACTCACAGTCGATTCGAGCACTCGGTTGGCGTTGCACACGTTGCGGGCCTGCTCTCCGACCGTCTTGAGCTTTCGGAAGAAGTCCGAAGATCAGTGCGTGTTGCAGCCCTCCTCCATGATGTCGGCCACGGTGTGTTCTCGCATGTCTCGGAGCAGGTCATCGACGACCTCTCAGGAGTCAGCGGAGTGCATGAAGCGGTGTCGGAGTTCCTGATCAGGAATCGTCCGCACTTTCGCTCTGCGTTCGGTTCGGAGGCCTGCGAGGCGGCAGCTGACTTCGTTGGGCTGCGCGGACCTCGGACTGTCGCGCGCGATGTCGTGAGTGGGCCCTGCGACGCTGACAAGCTCGATTACCTGCTGCGAGACTCGTACTTCGCGGGCGTCAACTATGGAAAATATGACCTCGATCGGGTCGTAGGGTCCGCCCGAATCATCGCCCCCCGATCAGCCCAGACGCAACTCGGGTTCGAGGTAAGCGGGATCTGGGCGCTCGAAGAGCTCTTGTTGGCGCGGCACCACATGCACCGACAGGTCTACCGGCACAAGACTCGGGTTTCGACGGACATCATGATCACTCGCGCGCTTCGCAGGGCGGTTGAACTTGACGTCTTGCCGGTTGGGGCCTTCGTAGTCCCTGAGGTCAATGGAGCAGCGCAGGTGGACGAAGACTTCGTGCACCTCTACCTCGACCAGACGGATGATGCCGTTATTCGCAAGATGGCGGATTGTGCGGACCGAATCGTTTCCGAGCTCACGAGATCGATTCTCCACCGCCGCCTCTTGAGGCAGACTGCGAGCATCCATTTGGACGAGAGGGAGGACAAGATCGGTGTCGCGCAGATCGCTGCAATCCGTGATCCCGACGAATTTGATGCAAGCAAGATCGCGGAGGTCGAGGCGGAGGTCGCGGCAGCAGTTTCGGTCGAACCTCATTTGGTGGCGATCGACGTCGATAGCCGTGCAAATCCGACCTACCGCAATCCCTCGGCGAGTTTGGGACCGAAAGACATCATGATCTCTCATCCGGACCGCGGCCCCACGCTTCTGCACCAGGCGAGCGAGATTTTTCGCAACGAGTCCGGCCCGGATGATCACTGGCTGCATCTGTACGCACCAGATCTCTCGTCGGAGGATCGTGCCACTGCGAAGGACGCCCTGTGGAGCCTGCTGAAAAACCTTTGA